The sequence AAAAAATACCACGAAATCGGGCCGTGGAAACGATCGGCTCGTCAGAAGTACCGGTTGAGAGAGAGGGTCCCCTCGGTTCGCTCGACGCGGCGTGTCACCGACCTGGACACGTCCGCGGTCAGGGACAGGTCCCGGCCGATCCGGAATCCTTGCCGGAGGGAAGCCGACAGGTCGGGCCCTTCCCGGGTCTCTCCCAACGCTCCCCAGATCCCTCGTCCTTCCAGCCGGAGCCGCCACCCCCGGATCGGCTCCGCCGTGATCCCGACGGATGCGCCTCCCCCGATCCGGTAGGCACTGTGGTAGCGCCGCGAGAAGTCCCCTTCCACCTCCCCCAGAAGATAGGCGACCGCCCCCTCCCGAAGCCGTATCGTCCCCCCGATCCCGCACCCGGCGAACGAAACGAGGGCGTCCCGCTCCCCGGTGAAATCCCGCGTCTCGAAGCCCATGCGAACTTTCCACGATTTCTTCCGGAAGATCGGGTCGAACGGGTCGAGCGACTCGATCCGGATGAGATCGAGCCGCGACAGCCGAAACCGGTCGCTCTCCGGGTACCACCGGACCGCTCCCGACAGAAATTCGATCAATGCCCCCTGGGTGTACCCCTCCCGGGGATCGGTGTAGTCGTGGTAGGCAGGGCGGATCCCTGCCTCCAGGAATCCTTCACTCCCCCGCCACCCGCCGCCGATGCGGGCCCGGGCGCTTCGATGCCCGTCTTCCGGGGGATCGGGAATCGGGAGAGTCGTTGCAACCTCCTCCACGGTGCCGAGCCGCGTCCGGGCGGACAGGATCGCGTGGAACCGCTCCTGGAAGACCTTGTGCTCCATTCCCTTCTTCGCGATCCGGTACTGCGCCAGCAGCGCGGCGAGTTCGAGCGTCCGGGCTTTCGTCGCATCGGGGGCCGCCTCGGAGAGGACGGTCCCGGCGGGGGACTTCCCGTCGACGATCTCCACGGCGAGATCCGACTCGCGGTCCGGAAGCAGGGATCGGGCGTGGCGGATCCGGAGAGCCCGGGAAGGTCGCCACACGACGTTGTCGACGAGCCCCGCCCCGATGACCGCGCGGACCGTGTCCATCGGGATGACCCAGTACCGGTCCATCGTTTCGGTGAGCCGGGCCTCCGGATGCGCCGCGTCGAGGAGGAAGAGAAGTTCGTATGAGCAGTTCTCGTCGAAGAAGAAGTAATCCGTCGCGATATCCTTCATCTCGATCAGGTGGAGGAGCATGCGGCGCACCTGGTCGGGGGTCAGGTTCAGGGAGTACTCCCAGAGGTCGCGTTGGTCGATGTTGGAATACTCCCGCACCTTGTCGTAATAGGGCATGACGGAATAGAACCCCTGGTATCCCCCGAACATCCCCTTGGCCGTGAAGACGATCCCTCCGTCCGACGGGTCCGTGCGGGCCGCGTAGTTGACCGCGAAGGAAAGGAGAGGGCTCTTCAGCCTCGAATCGATCCGAAGGAACGTGTGGCCGAACATCGAGGCGGGGGAGTTCACGTAGCCCGACGCGAAGACCATCGCGACGGATTGGCCGTCGATGGTCCGCAGGATGTTGTCCACCTCGGGGCACGGCGGCGGCCGCGGGATCCGGGTCGGGTCGATCTCGAGCAACCGGACGAGCCAGGCGTACCGGGCCGGGAAGCGGCAGAAGTAGGGGGGGGCGGCGGTGTTGTCGAACAGCCCGTCGAGCGTGGCGGACAGTTCCGCCGCCGGATCGGTCTTCCCCGACGGGGAGAGGAAGAAGCGGGGATCGTCAACGAGGCTTCGCGTTCCCGCGATCCCCGGCCGGACGTGGAGCAGGATCCGCCAGTAGCGGTCCTCGTGGAGAGCGAGGGAATTCGCCCGTCCCTTCAGTTCGGCGAGGTATGCGTTGTCAGTGGCCTCGGAAGATGGGACCCAAGCCCACGTTCCGAGAAGGACGAGAAGGAAAAGAGAAAGGGCATGCACCCGCTGGATGCATGCCCTCGTCTTCGTGCCGCTACCGATCAGGAGCGATCAGCCCTGGGCCGCGATCGTCGTGATCGCGTCGACCACGTGTGCGGTCTCAACGGTCGGGTTTGGGAAGATCTCGGTGAACCGGGCCTGGAGGTTCCGGTAGAACGCCGGGCGCGATTCGACCGGGACGTTCAGGAGGTCGGCGACCGTCGTCACGGTCTCTCCCTTCCCCGCCGCGATGTCGCGGGCGAGGTCGTCGAGGTTCCGGTAGGCGAACTCGTTCAGCCGGTCGATGCTGACGGTCTTCTTCGCAGGAGCGCAATCGGAGGTCCCGGAGGTGATGCCGAACGTCCCGTTTCCGCAGAGGCCGTTCAGGAAGGTGGCGACCAACTGGAGCAGCAGGCTGTCGTTGGCCTGCCCGTCCTTGAACACGGTGGCGCCGAGGCCGCACCCGTAGTTCATCTGACTGGGCGGGGCCGCAAGCGCCGGTACGGCAAGTGCGAGTACTAAGGCGGTTACGAGCAATAGTTTTTTCATGTTGAGCCCTCCCGATGGGATGTGTTCTTGTAAAACACCGTATCTTGCGAATAAATATCTGTCAAGCGGGTGGGCCCAGAATAAATTCGCGCTCGTTTCATCGGGATTTCTCCCCTTCGCTCACCGCAGGGAGGACCGAGGCGAGAAAAGCGAGGAATTGGCCGCGCACCTCGGGATTCCGCAGGGCCGTCGCATGCCCCCCTCCCTCCACCGTCCAGATTCCCTTCGGGTCCGAAGCCAAATCGTAGAGCATTTTCCCGTGGGCGTATGGCACCACCCGGTCCGCGGTCCCGTGGATCACGATGACGGGAACCGGAGCGATCTTTCCGATCCACCGTTCGGGGCTGTAGTCGTCGTTGAAGAACCGGCTGACAGGCCATGCCAACGGCCACGTGATGATCATGGAGGAAAGTTTGTCCCGGACGATCCGGCGGTAGCCGGCGAAGGGGCTGTCGAGAATCAGGGCCCGTGGACGTCTTGTCGAAGAGGCCGTGGCGACGGTGTGGACGGCGATGGCCGCACCGAGGGATTGGCCGAATACGACGAGCCGATCCGGCGAGACCCCGGGAAGGGAGAGGATTTTCGACAGCGCCGCGCGGGCGTCCCGGTGAACCCCCGGGATGTCCGGCGCCTCCCCGCCCGACCCCCCGTACCCCCGGTAATCGAAGGCGAAGACCGTGTACCCCTCCTGGACGAGCCAAAGGACCGACTGGACATGGGTGCTGATGTTTTCCGCGTTGCCGTGGAGGAAGAGAATCGTCCCGCGGGAGACCCGGTCGCGCGGCGTCAAAAGCCAACCGTGGAGCGGCACGCCGTCCTCGGACGCAAACCGGACATCCTGCCGCACGACGTTGTCCAGCCCTGGAACCGGAGCGTGCTCCCGCGTCGGATGGAAAAAAGGGGAGCCGCACCCCGACGCCGAAAGAGCGAGCGCGAGGATCGCATGGCACAGGAGTACTTGGAGGCGTGGGGAGAAAGATCCTGTATCGGACACCGGCATCGGGATCCCATTTTCCCACATTCGCCGTCCTCCCCGCCATCCCCGGGTGCTACCATTCCAGCATGCTCCTGAGGCGGAACGGTCGGGCCCTTCTTCTCCTGTTCCTGGTTTCGGGGTGCGCGCAGAAGCTGCCGATCGACGAGGGGCGGATGGTGATCGCGCTGCCGGGGGCGCCCGTGAACGTCGACCCGCGGGTGGCGACCGACGCCTACGGCGAGCAGATCCTCCAGATGACGCACGCCTCCCTCGTCCGCCGCGACGCCGCCGGCGAACCGGTCCCCGACCTCGCGCAACGGTGGGAGTCGCCCGATCCCCTGACGTATATATTCCACCTTCGGCCGGGGTTGCGGTTCCACGACGGGCGGCCGCTCACCTCCGCCGATGTGCGATACACCTTCACGTGGATCCTCGACGCCGCGAACCGGTCCCCCCACCGGGGGCTGTATCGGCACGTTGCCGCGATCGAGACCCCCGACCCGCGGACCGTCGTCTTCCGCCTCTCGGAGCCGTTCGCCCCGTTCCTCTCCACGATGGTGCGCGGCATCGTTCCCGCAGGAAGCCCGGCGCGCGGCTACGCGCCGCCCGTCGGAGCGGGCCCCTACAAGATCGACGACCTCTCCCCCGACGGCGAGGCGGTCCTTTCGGCATACGACGGGTATTACGGCGGCCCGCCCGCGATCCGCGCGGTGACGGTCAAGTTCGTCCCCGACAGCAACGTGCGCTTCCTCGAGCTGAAGATGGGGAGCGTCAACTTCACCCTCAACGGGGTCGACCCCGACCTGCTCCCGGCGGCTTCGCTGGCCGGACGCCTCGTCGTAGAGGAAGGCCCCGGGGGGAACGTCACGTACCTCGGGTTCAACCTGCGGGACCGGGCGCTGTCCGACGCAAGGGTGCGCCGCGCGATCGCCCTGGCGATCGACCGGGAGACGATCGTCCGGACGATCTGGAAAGGGCGCGCCGACCTCGTCTCCTCGATCCTCCCGCCAGGGTCATGGGCGCACGATCCGGATCTCCCCGCGGTGACGTTCGATCCGGCACGGGCG is a genomic window of Deltaproteobacteria bacterium containing:
- a CDS encoding DUF4105 domain-containing protein, with amino-acid sequence MHALSLFLLVLLGTWAWVPSSEATDNAYLAELKGRANSLALHEDRYWRILLHVRPGIAGTRSLVDDPRFFLSPSGKTDPAAELSATLDGLFDNTAAPPYFCRFPARYAWLVRLLEIDPTRIPRPPPCPEVDNILRTIDGQSVAMVFASGYVNSPASMFGHTFLRIDSRLKSPLLSFAVNYAARTDPSDGGIVFTAKGMFGGYQGFYSVMPYYDKVREYSNIDQRDLWEYSLNLTPDQVRRMLLHLIEMKDIATDYFFFDENCSYELLFLLDAAHPEARLTETMDRYWVIPMDTVRAVIGAGLVDNVVWRPSRALRIRHARSLLPDRESDLAVEIVDGKSPAGTVLSEAAPDATKARTLELAALLAQYRIAKKGMEHKVFQERFHAILSARTRLGTVEEVATTLPIPDPPEDGHRSARARIGGGWRGSEGFLEAGIRPAYHDYTDPREGYTQGALIEFLSGAVRWYPESDRFRLSRLDLIRIESLDPFDPIFRKKSWKVRMGFETRDFTGERDALVSFAGCGIGGTIRLREGAVAYLLGEVEGDFSRRYHSAYRIGGGASVGITAEPIRGWRLRLEGRGIWGALGETREGPDLSASLRQGFRIGRDLSLTADVSRSVTRRVERTEGTLSLNRYF
- a CDS encoding lysophospholipase, which codes for MPVSDTGSFSPRLQVLLCHAILALALSASGCGSPFFHPTREHAPVPGLDNVVRQDVRFASEDGVPLHGWLLTPRDRVSRGTILFLHGNAENISTHVQSVLWLVQEGYTVFAFDYRGYGGSGGEAPDIPGVHRDARAALSKILSLPGVSPDRLVVFGQSLGAAIAVHTVATASSTRRPRALILDSPFAGYRRIVRDKLSSMIITWPLAWPVSRFFNDDYSPERWIGKIAPVPVIVIHGTADRVVPYAHGKMLYDLASDPKGIWTVEGGGHATALRNPEVRGQFLAFLASVLPAVSEGEKSR
- a CDS encoding ABC transporter substrate-binding protein: MLLRRNGRALLLLFLVSGCAQKLPIDEGRMVIALPGAPVNVDPRVATDAYGEQILQMTHASLVRRDAAGEPVPDLAQRWESPDPLTYIFHLRPGLRFHDGRPLTSADVRYTFTWILDAANRSPHRGLYRHVAAIETPDPRTVVFRLSEPFAPFLSTMVRGIVPAGSPARGYAPPVGAGPYKIDDLSPDGEAVLSAYDGYYGGPPAIRAVTVKFVPDSNVRFLELKMGSVNFTLNGVDPDLLPAASLAGRLVVEEGPGGNVTYLGFNLRDRALSDARVRRAIALAIDRETIVRTIWKGRADLVSSILPPGSWAHDPDLPAVTFDPARARRLLDEAGFPDPDGEGPLPRLRLTYKTSQNEVRRRVATVIQEQLRHVGIFLEIQSLEWGTFFSDIKKGIFQIYSLTWVGIADPDIFHHAFHSRSVPPDGANRGGYSDAEVDRLTEAARREPSRSIRRETYRRVQRILVRDLPVFPLWAGRNLLVRDRRLAEFQLTPDESYAPVRAMRIVPDPLTPSTGGRR
- a CDS encoding DUF3015 domain-containing protein; translated protein: MKKLLLVTALVLALAVPALAAPPSQMNYGCGLGATVFKDGQANDSLLLQLVATFLNGLCGNGTFGITSGTSDCAPAKKTVSIDRLNEFAYRNLDDLARDIAAGKGETVTTVADLLNVPVESRPAFYRNLQARFTEIFPNPTVETAHVVDAITTIAAQG